The Lactuca sativa cultivar Salinas chromosome 2, Lsat_Salinas_v11, whole genome shotgun sequence genome includes a window with the following:
- the LOC111921597 gene encoding uncharacterized protein At5g39865, with the protein MGCATSKQRPVCRNCKGPCAPITRSYSMHVHHPPQSDGDSYHVVALKSTTLGYLQLDPSYSNEARSAKNPGVVQIHQDPLRQNEIHDKESNEFAVGVIDAKTWSKMIEEKIPKIIPRTPIRTPPGEPESINAWELMEGLDDTSPLRPKSAANHIRSFSFHVNPNSFTSFGESTTEFPEQDRQTEISGKPLCLPIPENNSSDSNSLFDSNDTSVASDFDTEVISSFRKSLELLPPANPFHLKPSIDEKDPPSSDGYGDDDSLDITNSKKSLQNGFFGDGKNISPPRVQEKLVLYFTSLRGVRKTYEDCCHVRHILKATGVRVDERDVSMHSGFKEELKELLGGFIGGGLPKVFIGNKCIGGAAEIRRLHEDGQLEKALESCEMMDGGGYVGGGGVGGCEACGDIRFLPCETCSGSCKIYYDDDSDNDEVDDEEKEENDYGFQRCPDCNENGLIRCPVCCD; encoded by the coding sequence ATGGGTTGCGCGACATCGAAGCAACGACCGGTGTGCCGGAACTGTAAAGGGCCATGTGCTCCGATTACCCGAAGCTATTCAATGCACGTCCACCACCCGCCTCAGAGTGATGGCGACAGCTACCATGTCGTTGCTCTTAAATCCACCACTCTCGGATACCTTCAGCTCGATCCATCGTACTCCAATGAGGCTCGCAGTGCGAAAAATCCAGGCGTCGTTCAGATTCATCAAGATCCTCTCCGACAAAATGAGATACATGATAAGGAAAGTAACGAATTTGCAGTCGGCGTGATTGACGCCAAGACATGGTCGAAGATGATCGAAGAAAAAATCCCCAAAATCATCCCCAGAACACCCATCAGAACGCCTCCCGGCGAGCCGGAATCGATCAATGCGTGGGAATTGATGGAAGGTTTGGATGATACAAGCCCACTCCGACCAAAATCCGCCGCGAATCACATCCGTAGCTTCTCCTTTCATGTTAATCCCAATTCCTTTACATCCTTCGGTGAATCTACAACAGAATTCCCAGAACAAGATCGACAAACTGAAATCTCCGGCAAACCACTATGTCTACCAATACCAGAGAACAACTCCTCAGATTCGAATTCCCTTTTCGATTCAAACGACACATCGGTGGCATCGGATTTTGATACTGAGGTAATTTCTTCATTCAGAAAATCACTAGAGTTGCTACCTCCGGCGAACCCATTTCACCTAAAGCCATCGATCGACGAGAAGGATCCGCCGTCCTCAGACGGCTACGGTGATGATGATTCGTTGGACATAACGAATTCCAAGAAATCTTTACAAAACGGCTTTTTCGGTGATGGTAAAAACATCAGTCCTCCACGTGTCCAAGAAAAGTTAGTTTTGTACTTCACTAGCTTACGAGGAGTTAGGAAGACGTACGAGGATTGCTGCCATGTCAGACACATCTTAAAGGCAACCGGAGTTCGTGTTGACGAGCGTGATGTATCGATGCATTCGGGTTTCAAGGAGGAATTGAAAGAATTATTAGGTGGTTTTATTGGTGGTGGATTGCCTAAAGTCTTCATCGGAAATAAATGTATTGGTGGTGCTGCTGAAATCCGGCGATTACATGAAGATGGGCAACTTGAGAAGGCGTTGGAAAGTTGTGAAATGATGGATGGCGGTGGCTATGTCGGTGGTGGTGGAGTTGGTGGCTGTGAGGCTTGCGGTGATATTAGATTTTTACCATGTGAGACGTGTTCTGGTAGCTGTAAGATTTATTATGACGATGATTCTGATAATGATGAAGTAGAtgatgaagaaaaagaagaaaatgattATGGGTTTCAAAGATGCCCCGATTGCAATGAAAATGGACTAATTAGATGTCCAGTTTGTTGTGATTAA